A stretch of Dehalococcoidia bacterium DNA encodes these proteins:
- a CDS encoding response regulator transcription factor, with translation MLNNLSPSPRPRALLVTDQRTLAGAMRLALNHGSFELQDAYDVSKATDLVETWRPHIVVLDMDVAGGIEAVASFSRRPSPPGSVSVIVLSRRSDLKTKLDAFDTGAEDILTVPFAPEELLARAVVVTRRIHKANVEVLPVMTVGDLDFDIMTRSVRAGGHELHLTIVEMTLLYLFAANPGEVLSRDTIADHLWGPDRDLGSNVVDVHIRNLRLKLNNNWKEPRYIVTVPGLGYQFLRTSVIPQFRPSPKS, from the coding sequence ATGCTGAACAATCTGTCTCCTAGCCCTCGCCCCCGGGCCCTTTTGGTCACGGACCAGCGGACGCTCGCCGGCGCGATGCGCTTGGCACTCAATCATGGTTCCTTTGAGCTGCAGGACGCCTATGACGTGTCGAAGGCCACGGACTTGGTAGAAACCTGGCGACCCCACATCGTCGTTCTTGATATGGATGTCGCTGGGGGGATTGAGGCCGTTGCGAGCTTCAGCAGGCGCCCATCGCCGCCGGGTAGCGTGTCTGTCATTGTACTAAGCCGTCGAAGCGACCTCAAGACTAAGCTGGATGCTTTTGACACGGGGGCGGAGGACATCCTTACCGTGCCGTTCGCGCCTGAGGAGTTGCTGGCGCGCGCGGTGGTGGTTACCCGTCGGATCCATAAGGCCAACGTTGAGGTCTTACCTGTTATGACTGTGGGCGATCTGGACTTCGACATCATGACCCGGTCGGTCCGCGCCGGGGGACACGAGCTGCACCTCACCATTGTGGAAATGACGCTGCTCTATCTCTTCGCGGCCAACCCGGGGGAGGTCCTGAGCCGGGACACAATTGCCGACCACCTCTGGGGTCCGGACCGCGACTTGGGCAGCAACGTTGTCGACGTCCACATTCGCAATCTGCGTCTCAAACTGAACAATAACTGGAAGGAGCCACGGTATATCGTCACGGTGCCGGGTCTTGGCTACCAGTTCCTACGGACCAGTGTCATCCCCCAGTTCCGCCCTTCTCCCAAGTCGTAG
- a CDS encoding response regulator transcription factor, whose protein sequence is MVNGRAHGAYPRLGVLLVGFSPVVRAGIRAILAGDEGIEVVREVEDGADALDEIRRAHDTEQPIQVVLTETRTTKQDGARVTMVIKDEFPEMAVLVLAENPNDSYVLDVIQAGAGGYIFLTNTTPRDLLNGVHGVIEGWTQMKAAPLRSAVEALIQNRRKTLAKLAAEAHLTEREVDVLRLLGNGDSNKVIAEALNITLDTTKKHIRKVIAKLRARSRTHAAVIAAQAGTQDKPVLGATYPEAPTIPGRALPCLERPS, encoded by the coding sequence GTGGTAAACGGTCGTGCTCACGGCGCATACCCTCGCCTTGGGGTGCTCCTCGTCGGCTTTAGTCCGGTTGTCCGAGCCGGCATCCGCGCCATCCTGGCCGGAGACGAAGGCATCGAGGTCGTGCGGGAAGTGGAAGACGGCGCAGATGCCTTGGACGAGATCAGGCGGGCACACGACACGGAGCAGCCGATCCAGGTAGTGCTCACGGAGACCCGCACCACCAAGCAGGACGGCGCGCGGGTCACCATGGTGATCAAGGACGAGTTCCCCGAGATGGCTGTGCTGGTACTTGCGGAAAACCCGAACGATTCCTACGTCCTCGACGTCATCCAAGCGGGCGCCGGCGGCTATATCTTTTTAACCAACACGACTCCCCGCGACCTCCTAAACGGCGTTCATGGCGTCATCGAAGGCTGGACCCAGATGAAAGCCGCGCCGCTGCGAAGCGCAGTGGAAGCCCTGATTCAGAATCGCCGCAAGACCCTGGCCAAGCTTGCGGCGGAGGCGCACCTCACGGAGCGCGAAGTGGATGTGTTGCGCTTGCTCGGCAATGGCGACTCGAACAAGGTCATTGCCGAGGCCTTGAATATCACCCTCGATACCACGAAGAAGCATATCCGAAAGGTGATCGCGAAGCTCAGGGCGCGCAGCCGAACGCACGCCGCCGTTATTGCCGCCCAGGCGGGAACACAAGACAAGCCTGTCCTTGGCGCCACTTACCCCGAAGCTCCGACAATACCCGGCCGGGCCTTGCCGTGTCTTGAGCGCCCATCGTAG
- a CDS encoding FAD-dependent oxidoreductase: MLIRNGTWDKETEVVVVGFGSAGAAAALAAHEAGAQAVILEKQRFGLGPEAGNHYSTSHMSGGVFLQPTDRQATLQYMSALSRTDSGHMYTPPGGWTEDDLLRAYTDQALGNKDWVEKMGAELTLVGEGAEHSFPGVETFRSYRFRDSGLGMMRFFENIVRQKQIEVMYSTSAVKLLQNMDGKVVGVQAATGEDSRKTISIRATKGVVLTLGGFEFDEQMKLNYLRSYPAYFTGSEACAGDGVRMVQDVGAQLWHMNCVSGRYVAKFPEFPNGITMWVGMRRSGKPCGFILVDKWGRRYTSERVKPHTLYYEGGLFDSQKLDFPRIPSYWIIDRRRITAARLSIQTSGITGPMGRYTWSRDNSAEIERGWIISGDSPRDLAVKISMDPNVLSKTIATYNGYCAAGCDPDFSRAEDDLTPLNEPPYYAVRVWPGGPNTQGGAKRNAKAEILNVDNEPIPGLYGAGEFGSMFGMLYPSGGGNVSECFAFGRIAGESAARRRG; encoded by the coding sequence ATGCTTATCCGCAACGGCACGTGGGACAAAGAGACTGAGGTGGTGGTGGTCGGCTTTGGCTCCGCCGGGGCCGCGGCGGCGCTCGCGGCTCACGAGGCGGGCGCCCAAGCGGTCATCCTGGAAAAGCAGAGGTTCGGCCTGGGACCCGAGGCAGGAAACCACTACTCCACGAGCCACATGTCCGGAGGCGTTTTCCTTCAGCCAACGGACAGACAGGCCACGCTGCAGTACATGTCCGCGCTGTCGCGGACCGATAGCGGTCATATGTACACGCCGCCCGGAGGTTGGACCGAGGACGATCTACTCCGGGCTTATACGGACCAGGCGCTGGGCAACAAGGACTGGGTGGAGAAAATGGGAGCGGAGCTGACCCTGGTGGGCGAGGGGGCAGAGCACAGCTTCCCGGGAGTCGAAACGTTCCGCAGCTATCGGTTCCGGGACTCGGGGCTGGGAATGATGCGCTTTTTCGAGAACATCGTCAGGCAAAAGCAGATTGAAGTGATGTACTCGACAAGCGCGGTCAAACTCCTTCAGAACATGGATGGTAAAGTGGTCGGAGTGCAGGCCGCGACCGGAGAGGACAGCCGCAAGACGATATCCATCAGGGCCACAAAGGGCGTTGTCCTAACCCTGGGCGGATTCGAGTTCGACGAGCAGATGAAGCTGAACTACCTCAGGTCCTATCCCGCCTACTTCACCGGGAGCGAGGCGTGCGCCGGCGATGGCGTGCGCATGGTCCAGGACGTGGGCGCGCAGCTGTGGCACATGAACTGCGTGTCGGGCCGGTACGTGGCGAAGTTCCCCGAGTTTCCCAACGGCATCACCATGTGGGTGGGGATGAGGCGCTCGGGAAAGCCGTGCGGTTTCATCCTGGTGGACAAGTGGGGCCGCCGTTACACCAGCGAACGGGTCAAACCACATACGTTGTACTACGAAGGTGGCCTCTTTGATAGCCAGAAGTTGGACTTTCCGCGCATCCCCAGCTACTGGATCATCGACCGAAGGCGCATAACCGCAGCGCGATTGTCGATCCAGACCAGCGGCATCACCGGCCCGATGGGCCGTTACACGTGGAGCAGGGACAACTCCGCGGAGATTGAGCGGGGCTGGATCATATCGGGGGACAGCCCACGCGATCTGGCCGTTAAGATTAGCATGGACCCTAATGTCCTGAGCAAGACCATTGCCACCTACAACGGCTACTGCGCCGCGGGTTGCGACCCGGACTTCAGCCGCGCCGAGGACGACCTCACCCCTCTGAACGAGCCGCCGTACTACGCCGTCCGCGTATGGCCCGGAGGGCCAAACACCCAGGGTGGCGCTAAGCGGAACGCAAAGGCAGAAATACTGAATGTGGATAATGAACCAATCCCAGGCCTTTATGGAGCGGGGGAGTTCGGGTCAATGTTCGGCATGCTCTATCCGTCGGGCGGCGGAAATGTCAGCGAATGTTTTGCCTTCGGGCGCATAGCCGGAGAGAGCGCCGCCCGCCGCAGGGGGTAG